From one Caldithrix abyssi DSM 13497 genomic stretch:
- a CDS encoding P-II family nitrogen regulator: protein MKEVKAFIRSSKAEAVIEALYDLGVADITLIDVMGVGHHLVDPQQARYSIHLVKKYSDVAKLETVCRSEDANKIVETIRQTAYTGMPGDGMIYVMPVEKAVKIRTGKENKEAI from the coding sequence ATGAAAGAAGTAAAAGCCTTTATCCGCAGTTCCAAAGCAGAAGCTGTCATCGAAGCCCTGTATGATCTGGGTGTTGCCGATATTACTTTAATCGATGTAATGGGCGTGGGACACCATCTGGTAGACCCGCAACAGGCCCGCTATTCCATTCACCTCGTTAAAAAATATTCCGATGTGGCCAAGCTCGAAACGGTTTGCCGATCGGAAGACGCCAATAAAATTGTCGAAACCATTCGTCAAACGGCATATACCGGAATGCCCGGCGATGGCATGATTTACGTAATGCCTGTCGAAAAAGCTGTAAAAATTAGAACAGGCAAGGAAAACAAAGAAGCCATTTAG